One window of the Colletotrichum destructivum chromosome 6, complete sequence genome contains the following:
- a CDS encoding Putative GTP-binding protein, orthogonal bundle domain superfamily, with translation MAGSINKPKKPKSKRTTVRLRHKIEKASAAKQRKERKRAKQNPEWRSKLKKDPGIPNLFPYKEKLLAEIEEKKLQKQEEAQKRREMAKAAKAGGATEGASTGQDEMADVGDDDMMVEDDDDVDESNPMAALLASARAAAETYEKDLRDSDDDDDDSMDDDSDDSDAAPEIAVGNATSRKAFDKVFKNVVEQADVILYVLDARDPESTRSRDVERSVMAAASGGKRLILVVNKIDLVPPKVLKDWLIHLRRSFPTLPLRASNAAPNAQTFNHKELTVQKTSADLFRALKSYAASKQLKRAVSVGVIGYPNVGKSSVINALLGRLSGGRGASKACPAGAEAGVTTSIRAVKIDSKLTLLDSPGIVFPSATNSTTSGLVSLKNATDAHAHLVLLNAVPPKNIEDPIPAVTLLLRRLSTTPDLLQKLTDTYDLPPLLPSRADGDVTTDFLVQVARKRGRLGRGGIPNINAAAMTVVTDWRDGRIQGWVEAPVLAVQGSSKEAAAPVGDDVGAADQKTIVTEWAQEFKLDGLWGDDGAAAADDEAMEQ, from the exons ATGGCCGGCTCAATCAATAAACCCAAGA AGCCGAAGTCCAAGAGGACGAccgtccgcctccgccacaAGATCGAgaaggcgtcggcggccaagcagaggaaggagagaaagcGCGCCAAGCAGAACCCAGAATGGCGCTCCAAGCTCAAGAAGGACCCCGGCATTCCGAACCTGTTCCCTTACAAGGAGAAGCTTCTCGCCGAGAttgaggagaagaagctgcagaagcaggaggaggcGCAGAAGCGTCGCGAGATGGcaaaggccgccaaggcagGCGGCGCCACCGAAGGTGCGTCGACAGGTCAGGACGAGATGGCCGATGTcggggacgacgacatgatggttgaggacgacgacgacgtcgacgagtcGAACCCCATGGCCGCCCTGCTGGCGAGCgcgagggccgccgccgagacctACGAGAAGGACCTCCGCGACtcggacgatgacgacgacgactcgatggacgacgactCAGACGACTCGGACGCCGCCCCCGAGATTGCCGTTGGCAACGCCACGTCTCGTAAGGCGTTTGACAAGGTCTTCAAgaacgtcgtcgagcaggccgacgtcATCCTctacgtcctcgacgcccgtgACCCGGAATCCACCCGCTCCCGCGACGTCGAGCGCAgcgtcatggccgccgccagcggcggcaagcGCCTCATCCTTGTCGTCAACAAGATCGACCTCGTGCCCCCCAAGGTCCTCAAGGACTGGCTCATCCACCTGCGCCGCTCCTTCCCGACGCTGCCCCTGCGCGCCTCCAACGCGGCGCCCAACGCCCAGACCTTCAACCACAAGGAGCTGACGGTGCAGAAGACGTCGGCCGACCTGTTCCGCGCCCTCAAGTCGTACGCCGCAAGCAAGCAGCTCAAGcgcgccgtctccgtcggTGTCATCGGCTACCCCAACGTCGGAAAGTCCTCCGTTATCAACgctctcctcggccgtctgagcggcggccgcggcgcctCTAAGGCCTGCCCtgcgggcgccgaggccggcgtcacGACGAGCATCCGCGCCGTCAAGATCGACAGCAAGCTCACCCTCCTCGACTCCCCTGGTATCGTTTTCCCCTCGGCCACCAACAGCACGACCTCCGGGCTCGTGTCGCTCAAGAACGCCAccgacgcccacgcccaccTCGTACTGCTCAACGCCGTGCCGCCCAAGAACATTGAGGACCCCATCCCAGCCGTCACGCTTCTCCTGCGCCGGCTGTCAACCACCCCGGATCTGCTGCAGAAGCTGACCGACACGTACGACCTGCCCCCACTGCTGCCAAgccgcgccgacggcgacgtcacGACCGACTTCCTGGTCCAGGTGGCGCGGAAGCGCGGCCGCCTGGGCCGTGGTGGCATCCCCAacatcaacgccgccgccatgacCGTCGTCACCGACTGGCGCGACGGCCGTATTCAGGGCTGGGTTGAGGCTCCCGTCCTGGCCGTGCAGGGCTCCAGTAAGGAGGCTGCTGCGCCGGTCGGCGatgacgtcggcgccgccgaccagAAGACCATCGTCACGGAGTGGGCTCAGGAGTTcaagctcgacggcctttggggcgacgacggtgcggCCGCCGCAGACGATGAGGCGATGGAGCAGTAA
- a CDS encoding Putative phosphoglycolate phosphatase-like, domain 2, HAD superfamily codes for MSYTAPPQRITFDGFLFDMDGTIIDSTEAVVKHWHTVGNEIGVAPDVILETSHGRRSIDILKILAPEKANWEYTREMEGRLPRLYGKDAVEIPGARALLDALIEEKAPWAIVTSGTEPLVGGWLNVLQLPQPEHLVTAESVENGKPDPTCYLIGREKLGLQDPSKQILVLEDSPAGIRAGKAAGCKVLGLVTSHTVEQVVSAEPDWIVRDLDSVRVVESRDGVVTLEFSNALVPNPTA; via the exons ATGTCGTACACAGCCCCTCCACAACGCATCACCTTCGATGGCTTCCTCTTCGACATGGACGGTACCATCATCGACTCAACAGAGGCCGTCGTGAAGCACTGGCACAC AGTCGGCAACGAAATAGGTGTTGCGCCCGATGTGATCCTCGAAACATCGCACGGCCGCCGGAGCATCGACATCTTGAAGATTCTGGCACCCGAAAAGGCCAACTGGGAGT ACACCCGTGAGATGGAGGGTCGTCTGCCCAGGCTCTACggcaaggacgccgtcgagatcCCGGGAGCCAGGGCGCTGCTGGATGCCCTgatcgaggagaaggcgccCTGGGCCATCGTCACCTCAGGGACCGAAcccctcgtcggcgggtGGCTCAACGTCCTGCAGTTGCCCCAGCCCGAGCACCTCGTCACCGCAGAGTCCGTCGAGAACGGCAAGCCAGACCCGACCTGCTACCTCATCGGCCGTGAGAAGCTCGGCCTGCAGGATCCGTCGAAGCAGATCCTCGTACTTGAGGACAGCCCGGCCGGCATCAGAGCCGGTAAAGCAGCCGGATGCAAGGTCCTGGGCCTCGTCACAAGCCACACCGTTGAGCAGGTCGTGAGCGCCGAGCCGGACTGGATCGTCAGAGACCTTGACTCGGTTAGGGTCGTCGAGAGCAGGGACGGCGTCGTTACTCTCGAGTTCTCCAACGCCCTCGTCCCGAACCCCACGGCCTGA